The following proteins are co-located in the Candida dubliniensis CD36 chromosome 3, complete sequence genome:
- a CDS encoding putative retrotransposon protein (transposable element) has protein sequence MGPKNKSSIPDDNQLSSDDVEMVSPIHDPYIGLPSEQFRKQQHTRIEWETHSNIILKGALEPWDNKKGKQFDGTEKVEIFEAAFQAFPGIYEYTKNPSGGFQVMRDMNVNYTNDAEKNFIAEHIKSIQNSIVKAIISRILFKAKAPETLEEMIDYYEKLCKKVAPELLFSYFERLVSHYLSVDEPKLTAPTTLMNRLRSPGQLILNESIARFCSHLNSGIVTQFQMFYKYKAIAMRYCGYIVGQMNDVRNGKPFDYDRLTNEIDLDPVIEQTVTERHKEEIARIKSNNSVQNSVNSMYNTHQNNNNSNYYNNNDKNNKNNKNYKNNKNKNNKNNYNKKGKVSKVSNETSDYEKLKRDLVRMMDDLRKEKE, from the coding sequence atgGGTCCCAAGAATAAATCAAGTATTCCTGACGATAATCAATTAAGTAGTGACGACGTTGAAATGGTTTCCCCAATTCATGACCCATACATTGGTCTTCCACTGGAGCAATTCcggaaacaacaacatacCCGGATTGAGTGGGAGACACACTCCAATATCATTTTGAAAGGAGCATTAGAACCCTGGGATAACAAAAAGGGTAAACAGTTTGATGGTACAGAAAAAGTCGAAATCTTTGAAGCTGCTTTCCAAGCATTTCCAGGAATTTATGAATACACTAAGAATCCAAGTGGTGGTTTCCAGGTTATGCGTGATATGAACGTCAATTACACGAATGATGCTGAAAAGAATTTTATTGCTGAACATATCAAGTCCATCCAAAATTCTATTGTTAAAGCAATTATTAGTCGTATTTTGTTTAAGGCAAAAGCTCCTGAAACCCTCGAAGAAATGATTGACTACTACGAAAAATTGTGCAAAAAGGTCGCTCCTGAACTATTGTTCAGTTACTTTGAGCGTTTGGTGTCACACTATTTAAGTGTAGACGAGCCAAAGTTAACTGCTCCTACAACTTTAATGAATAGGTTGAGGAGTCCAGGCCAATTGATTCTCAATGAGTCAATTGCAAGATTTTGCAGTCATTTGAATTCTGGAATAGTTACACAGTTCCAAATGTTTTACAAATACAAAGCAATAGCTATGAGATATTGTGGGTACATTGTTGGTCAAATGAATGACGTCCGCAATGGTAAGCCTTTCGATTATGATCGTCTTACAAATGAAATAGATTTAGACCCTGTTATTGAACAAACTGTTACTGAGAGAcataaagaagaaattgcaAGAATTAAAAGCAACAACTCAGTTCAGAATCTGGTCAATTCGATGTATAATACAcatcaaaacaacaataactcAAACTAttataacaataatgataaaaacaacaaaaataataaaaattacaaaaataacaaaaataaaaataacaaaaataacTACAATAAAAAGGGAAAAGTATCTAAAGTTAGTAACGAGACTTCTGACTACGAAAAGTTAAAAAGAGATTTAGTACGCATGATGGATGATTTGCggaaagaaaaggaatAA
- a CDS encoding retrotransposon tca2 polyprotein, putative (transposable element;~Similar to S. cerevisiae POL97) has protein sequence MDDLEAKFSLNYIGEISEYLGIEFQKNAFGYELHQNKFVKRLIEAFPTEIMKGADLPRTPDNIFKNDKYKIIDDNTGKPLKNQKDIPIPDEYIYEDSNSPRLDKEHHDLYRSIVGMLLWLTNNTMPSISYGTNALAAKCHEPTENDYKHLMQMIKYLYKNNNERLIMRRNQTKDISEDSHVIYAYSDASFAADLDRHSVSGFAIYLNGNLVSWGTKKQRSITKSSMACELIALGETVDRSMIIRQIVQSIGYSAPKIIIFEDNQPVIMNSYNRKSSAIRRSVDICLKTIRQLILEYKLLSVVYINTKLNVADLLTKAVNNNTMKTLKPLLYDKGNLDGVRKLIKDNFTSHRPVEMGQHSLVYNIITPTEEIKESYYVAPDNVQSKVESRNNKHPEISGGIARIKRLSMP, from the coding sequence atgGACGATTTGGAGGCAAAATTCAGTCTAAACTATATTGGTGAGATTCTGGAATATTTAGGAATTGAATTTCAGAAAAATGCTTTTGGCTATGAACTTCACCAAAACAAGTTTGTTAAAAGATTGATTGAAGCTTTCCCAACAGAAATAATGAAAGGTGCTGATCTACCACGTACTCCagataatattttcaagaatgacaaatataaaatcattgatgATAACACAGGTAAACCTTTAAAGAACCAGAAGGATATACCAATACCAGACGAATACATTTATGAAGATAGTAATTCTCCCCGTTTGGACAAAGAACATCATGATTTATATCGGAGTATTGTGGGTATGTTATTGTGGCTAACAAATAATACCATGCCATCAATTTCATACGGAACTAATGCTCTCGCAGCAAAATGCCACGAACCCACAGAAAATGATTACAAACATCTTATGCAAATGATCAAGTATTTGtacaaaaataacaatgaaAGATTAATCATGAGACGGAATCAAACGAAAGACATTAGTGAGGATTCACATGTGATCTATGCTTATTCTGATGCTTCATTTGCGGCAGATTTGGATAGGCATTCTGTTTCAGGTTTTGCCATTTATCTCAATGGTAATCTTGTATCTTGGGGGACTAAGAAACAAAGGAGTATAACAAAAAGCTCCATGGCATGTGAGTTAATTGCATTAGGGGAGACTGTTGATAGATCTATGATTATCAGAcaaattgttcaatcaattggttACAGTGCTCCCAAGATCATTATATTTGAGGATAACCAGCCAGTAATTATGAATTCCTATAATCGGAAATCTTCTGCTATCAGAAGACTGGTGGATATATGTCTTAAAACAATCAGACAACTTATTCTCGAATATAAACTACTTTCTGTTGTGTACATCAATACCAAACTCAATGTTGCTGACTTATTAACTAAGGCAGTGAACAATAACACCATGAAAACACTTAAACCTTTATTATATGACAAAGGGAACTTGGACGGCGtaagaaaattgattaagGATAATTTTACTTCGCATAGACCGGTCGAGATGGGTCAACACAGCTTGgtttataatattataaCACCAACCGAGGAAATTAAGGAATCCTATTATGTTGCACCTGATAACGTTCAAAGTAAAGTGGAATCTCGGAATAATAAGCATCCGGAGATTAGTGGTGGTATTGCTCGTATAAAGAGATTGAGTATGCCCTAA
- a CDS encoding retrotransposon tca4 polyprotein, putative (transposable element): protein MLSYFISNIQSQALKSDFVDYDPMSLKYDSGASRTVVGNKKLLSNYDSEAQQIFELPNGQKIRSHGSGDLVINVNHHELVLKDAHYIPGFKINLVSCGQITAQGYDVILSHKMLLCVNFNEKHVIFAKQSLNTNLFTGPSRGKVYSNGKMFMDNNSFIEDEGERKGYLNSINAMTKIVDPRIDQVVANPDGRKDLYYYHLITGHMSIRSLIRLHEQGRIKCSIDDQDAKDQIKGCKQCILVNAKQHSHNKTTQSPPERSLYRFHCDIMGPYHVGHVKYYITLITDHYSGFSFTIVKTEKRFTKEILDLFEHLHADLYPKKIARFRSDNAKEFPTEAELGTLRIKKEVSPPYSSEMNGMVESHNNVVKKQMLYVMLNFPNRYKELLIFFCEIVAYAVFIKNHTPSERVETHKGWTPHELFYGRRYRPNYHQLGVDVFVILSNKQEAEALGVQFIKGFHRGVPGIFLGYGNDSNVYLIQLVDGNYTRRLFVNVRFLGSMNNINTFLDTFGEKMRKNMDESGNFPFFEDSSRNELLNGRYVPYEDHLPTQGTSSQDVSSDRPTTIEPTATNINMDELIAEVPDEFLQNNIAGDFLTQQGFTFPSLQVTGKLLEHQSGQSLAPYNWMSKDNMEYSKMGSDHKYLGQNDTENIEPNKNQQVDISEPSFQSSMANKPNESDLGVLPTADGIRHGVPNARGETTQDGTVSSNIDMHQPYSTIPTHRPPPPVGKNVQFSGVNNDSTTLLPSEWGLPPQQHLSNGGAYESSPVSNVTTSVRLSASTMNIDVGNKNSIKRTKIDRHPLLPNKETVNEISVRIEALKNEHNLNKTLDTIADSYLFTRTSELKNENMAYYKGNGRVSKPPMLLNNLKIIDELIPPTKHISSIEARLETSTGDLNDIENDIDLSVYGVEKYVDYTDENWRRSMDNEMKKFKEMNVYQVVKKKKNFRMIPAKWVHSYKPNDPKGEFFRSRCVVQGFRQIPGLDFDKNCVSSPVTDLTTIRVLTAIAVESKAQIHHIDIKSAYLNATLPKDTPIFVKPPPGYDDGIHCWRLVKAVYGLKQSGFEWHSHVSKTFKKMGLYQCENVEGLFMLEKVMKKYTLLYTSMTYSSLPPVISSSINSWTIWRQNSV, encoded by the coding sequence ATGTTATCGTACTTTATCTCAAATATACAATCCCAAGCGTTAAAAAGCGATTTTGTAGATTATGATCCTATGAGTCTTAAGTATGACAGTGGTGCACTGCGTACAGTTGTTGGCAACAAGAAATTGCTAAGCAATTATGACTCGGAAGCACAGCAAATATTTGAACTTCCGAACGGACAGAAGATCCGTAGTCATGGCTCTGGAGATTTAGTAATCAACGTTAATCATCATGAGTTAGTATTAAAAGACGCTCATTATATTCCGGGATTTAAGATTAACTTAGTATCTTGTGGCCAAATAACTGCCCAAGGATATGATGTTATCTTGTCTCATAAAATGTTATTGTGTGTAAATTTTAACGAAAAACATGTTATCTTTGCCAaacaatcattaaataCCAATCTTTTCACTGGACCATCGAGAGGAAAAGTATACTCGAATGGGAAGATGTTTAtggataataattcattcatCGAAGATGAAGGTGAAAGAAAAGGTTATTTAAACAGCATCAATGCCATGACAAAAATAGTTGATCCAAGAATTGATCAAGTTGTGGCAAACCCCGATGGTAGAAAAGACTTATACTACTATCATTTGATCACTGGTCACATGTCAATTAGATCATTAATAAGATTGCATGAACAAGGAAGAATCAAATGTTCCATTGACGATCAAGATGCGAAAGATCAGATCAAAGGTTGCAAACAATGTATACTTGTTAATGCAAAACAACATTCGCATAACAAAACAACTCAGTCTCCACCCGAGCGGAGTTTATACAGGTTCCATTGTGATATCATGGGACCTTACCATGTCGGTCATGTGAAGTATTATATCACATTGATAACTGATCACTATAGTggattttcttttacaaTAGTGAAAACAGAAAAGAGATttacaaaagaaattttagaTCTTTTTGAACATCTACATGCTGACCTTTACCCAAAGAAAATTGCAAGGTTTAGGTCAGATAATGCCAAAGAGTTTCCAACTGAGGCAGAGTTAGGTACTTTAagaataaagaaagaagttTCGCCTCCCTATTCATCTGAAATGAATGGGATGGTAGAATCGCATAATAACGTAGTAAAGAAGCAAATGTTATATGTGATGTTAAACTTCCCTAACCGGTACAAAGAATTACTTATATTCTTTTGTGAGATTGTTGCTTACGCcgtatttattaaaaatcaTACGCCGTCTGAGCGAGTCGAAACCCACAAGGGTTGGACGCCACATGAACTATTCTACGGACGTAGATATAGACCAAACTACCACCAGCTCGGGGTAGATGTGTTTGTCATACTCCTGAATAAACAGGAAGCAGAGGCATTAGGTgtccaatttatcaaagGATTTCATAGAGGTGTACCAGGTATCTTCTTGGGTTATGGTAATGACTCCAATGTCTACCTTATCCAGTTAGTCGATGGTAATTATACCAGAAGATTATTTGTGAATGTTAGATTTTTAGGATCTATGAACAATATTAATACATTCCTAGATACTTTCGGCGAAAAAATGCGGAAGAATATGGATGAGTCTGGGAACTTTCCATTCTTCGAAGATTCGTCTAGAAATGAACTACTCAATGGTCGCTATGTCCCTTATGAAGATCACTTGCCAACACAAGGTACATCATCCCAAGATGTCTCCTCAGATAGACCAACCACAATTGAACCGACAGCtaccaatatcaatatGGATGAATTAATAGCAGAGGTACCAGACGAATTCTTACAGAACAATATAGCTGGAGATTTCTTAACTCAACAAGGATTTACTTTTCCACTGTTGCAAGTTACTGGAAAATTGTTGGAACACCAATCAGGACAAAGTCTTGCTCCATATAACTGGATGAGTAAAGACAACATGGAATATCTGAAAATGGGGAGTGATCATAAATATTTGGGACAGAACGACACGGAAAATATTGAACCCAATAAGAACCAACAGGTTGATATTTCAGAACCATCTTTTCAAAGTTCAATGGCAAACAAGCCTAATGAATCAGATCTTGGTGTATTACCTACTGCAGATGGTATACGTCATGGAGTACCTAACGCCCGGGGCGAGACAACTCAAGATGGGACAGTCAGTTCTAACATAGATATGCATCAACCGTATTCAACAATACCAACTCACAGACCGCCCCCGCCAGTAGGGAAGAATGTTCAATTCCTGGGAGTTAACAACGACTCTACGACATTACTTCCATCTGAGTGGGGATTACCACCTCAACAGCATCTCAGTAATGGGGGAGCATACGAGTCGCTGCCGGTTTCTAACGTTACCACTAGTGTCCGATTATCAGCCTCAACCATGAACATTGATGTGGGAAATAAAAATAGTATCAAGAgaacaaaaattgatagGCATCCTTTACTTCCGAATAAGGAAACAGTGAATGAGATTTCAGTTAGAATCGAagcattgaaaaatgagCATAATCTAAATAAAACATTAGATACCATTGCAGATTCTTACTTATTCACTAGAACATCTGAActcaaaaatgaaaatatggCTTACTACAAAGGTAATGGTAGAGTCTCAAAGCCACCAATGCTTCTTAACAACTTGAAGATTATTGATGAGCTTATCCCACCAACGAAACACATTTCTAGCATAGAAGCAAGACTAGAAACACTGACAGGTGACTtgaatgatattgaaaacgATATTGATTTGAGTGTTTATGGTGTGGAAAAGTACGTGGATTATACTGATGAAAATTGGAGAAGATCCATGGACAATGAGATGAAAAAGTTCAAAGAAATGAACGTCTACCAAGtagtgaagaagaaaaagaactTCAGAATGATACCCGCAAAATGGGTTCATTCATATAAGCCAAATGACCCAAAAGGGGAATTTTTCAGGAGTCGCTGTGTTGTCCAAGGATTTAGGCAAATCCCTGGACTCGATTTTGATAAGAATTGTGTCCTGTCACCAGTTACTGACCTTACTACCATCAGGGTCTTGACAGCGATAGCCGTAGAAAGCAAGGctcaaattcatcatatCGATATAAAGTCAGCATATCTCAACGCGACTTTGCCAAAAGATACTCCGATTTTCGTTAAGCCACCTCCTGGATATGATGACGGTATACATTGCTGGAGGTTGGTGAAAGCGGTGTATGGACTCAAGCAATCAGGCTTCGAGTGGCATTCCCATGTCAGTAAGACATTCAAGAAAATGGGATTATATCAATGTGAAAATGTCGAAGGACTTTTTATGCTCGAAAAggtaatgaaaaaatatacATTGCTTTATACGTCGATGACTTATTCGTCGTTGCCTCCAGTAATCAGttcttcaataaattcatgGACGATTTGGAGGCAAAATTCAGTCTAA
- a CDS encoding conserved hypothetical protein (maps to N-terminal part of orf19.1653 in C.albicans; appears to have been integration site for transposable element in C. dubliniensis; see Cd36_81810 for C-terminal part of CDS;~apparently fungus-specific), with protein MGTTIIIFRIVSLLFLGNGFIQSISTKLPAQLIKSGQFQFLTNCSLLTCLVYVVSTFFMSAKQIHWFYNLVSNLEFNVLFSYLFEIESDTCVGERCL; from the coding sequence ATGGGTACTACAATCATAATTTTTAGAATAGTCAGTTTACTCTTTTTAGGCAATGGTTTCATtcaatcaatatcaacaaaattgCCAGCccaattaatcaaatcaggccaatttcaattcttgacTAATTGCTCATTATTAACTTGTTTAGTCTATGTTGTTTCGACATTTTTCATGCTGGCTAAGCAAATCCATTGGTTTTATAATTTAGTGAGCAATTTAGAATTCAATGTCTTGTTTagttatttatttgaaatcgAAAGCGATACCTGCGTAGGTGAAAGGTGTCTATAG